Proteins from a genomic interval of Vicia villosa cultivar HV-30 ecotype Madison, WI unplaced genomic scaffold, Vvil1.0 ctg.004457F_1_1, whole genome shotgun sequence:
- the LOC131642076 gene encoding uncharacterized protein LOC131642076, whose amino-acid sequence MAGRMLKWSLELSEFDVQYESRKALKAQALANFVAEMTSIPTSPPPVENKWTIYVDGASSSSGSGAGIILENNEGLIIEVSLVLSFTTSNNQAEYKAFLAGLRLAEDVGAREVKFYTDSQLVASQINGDYQAINDVLVEYLTLVKDRMKGFAKAEVEHIPREHNSRADVLSKLASTRNKGGNKSVIQEILLRPSIDKSATPLPVLAIGDDHCWMTPVYNFLTKDELPTDAKEASAIKRRACLYTIVENKLYWRGFSIPLLKCVDASQALEILQELHEGISGQHLGGRSLARKALRAGYYWPTMQQDAKEHVRKCDKCQRHADMPLAPPNELKSLSSPWPFSTWGMDLLGPFPVGSYQNKYLVVAVDYFTKWIEAEALAKITSQNVLRFYKRNVLARFGVP is encoded by the coding sequence CCCTACCTCCCCGCCCCCCGTCGAGAAtaaatggaccatctacgtagatggcgcctcaagcagctCGGGAAGCGGGGCCGGCATTATCTTAGAGAACAACGAAGGGCTTATCATCGAAGTATCCCTAGTTTTGTCTTTCaccacatcgaacaaccaggccgaatacAAAGCCTTCCTAGCGGGCCTACGACTCGCCGAAGATGTGGGTGCTCGGGAGGTTAAGTTCTACACCGACTCCCAACTCGTTGCATCCCAAATCAACGGCGATTACCAAGCCATAAACGACGTGCTCGTCGAGTATCTCACGCTCGTCAAAGACAGGATGAAAGGCTTCGCAAAGGCAGAAGTCGAGCATATCCCCCGAGAACACAATTCCCGAGCGGACGTCttatccaaacttgcgagcacgagaaaCAAAGGCGGAAACAAGTCAGTGATCCAGGAAATCCTATTAAGACCGAGCATAGACAAGAGCGCGACCCCCCTACCAGTGCTCGCCATAGGTGACGAccactgctggatgaccccggtgtacAACTTCCTTACGAAGGACGAACTTCCGACCGACGCGAAGGAGGCTTCAGCGATCAAAAGACGAGCCTGCTTGTACACCATCGTCGAAAACAAGCTGTACTGGCGAGGATTTTCCATTCCTCTCCTCAAATGTGTCGACGCGTCGCAAGCGCTCGAGATACTGCAGGAGCTCCACGAGGGGATCAGCGGCCAACACCTCGGCGGCCGATCTTTGGCCAGAAAGGCCCTCAGAGCCGGAtattattggccgaccatgcaacaAGATGCCAAAGAGCATGTCCGGAAATGCGATAAATGtcagcgtcacgccgacatgccCTTGGCTCCCCCAAACGAGCTTAAGTCCCTATCATCACCCTGGCCCTTCTCCACGTGGGGTATGGACCTACTCGGACCATTCCCAGTCGGGTCATACCAAAACAAATATCTAGTGGTTGCCGTagactacttcactaaatggatagaagccgaagcgctcgccaaGATCACATCCCAAAACGTGCTCCGCTTTTATAAACGGAACgtactcgctcggttcggggtaccaTAG